In Pelmatolapia mariae isolate MD_Pm_ZW linkage group LG8, Pm_UMD_F_2, whole genome shotgun sequence, one genomic interval encodes:
- the baiap2l1a gene encoding brain-specific angiogenesis inhibitor 1-associated protein 2-like protein 1a isoform X1, with the protein MARDPEHVSKLTESTFKNVMEQFNPGLRNLVNLGKSYEKSVTAMALAGKAYFDAVSKIGETAIVSPVSRELGVVLMEIAEAQKKVHNDLEDNFKRFHRDVIIELEKKTEMDVKYMNATFKRYQSEHKVKQESLDRSQTDLKKLRRKSQGKHSSKYDLRENEYLRTISSRQMDMQKFIADGCREALLEEKRRFCFLADKHCMFSGQISNFYENAKEILSVKIPTWQEKCSDITKVPDSVVSMIEGLSVVPQQSPLVDHCNRVNVDSGPPPAPPLKAQFSPLANMFNQEPTFPFNSSSDHNSDQGSIGDGSLSRSTSQSSGLNVSKKFRVRTIFPHTAGNNNTLLSFDEGDIITLLIQDEKDGWLYGELEKTQQRGWFPSSYCRTYTESVVSNSSNLGTPVHHLSTISLPETEEEEDETVLLPPPDYSDDAPSSPVVLSMPSPVNTVSLVNGTPKAPFLAGGNPFAMVKLKPTVTNDRSAPLI; encoded by the exons AATGTAATGGAGCAGTTCAATCCAGGCCTGAGGAACCTGGTCAACCTCGGAAAGAGCTATGAGAAATCAGTCACAG CAATGGCTCTTGCTGGAAAGGCTTATTTTGATGCAGTGTCAAAGATCGGAGAAACTGCTATCGTGTCTCCAGTCTCCAGAGAGCTCG GTGTGGTTCTGATGGAGATTGCAGAAGCCCAGAAGAAGGTCCATAATGACCTGGAAGATAAC TTCAAGAGATTCCACAGAGATGTTATTATCGAGCTGGAGAAGAAGACAGAGATGGATGTCAAATATATGAAC GCCACCTTCAAGCGCTATCAGTCAGAGCACAAGGTGAAACAGGAATCCCTAGACCGTTCTCAGACAGACCTGAAGAAGCTCAGGAGGAAAAGCCAGGGAAAGCACTCATCCAAATATGACCTCAGAGAGAACGAG TACTTGCGGACTATCTCATCACGCCAGATGGACATGCAGAAGTTCATTGCTGACGGCTGCAGAGAGGCTTTGCTGGAAGAAAAGCGACGCTTCTGTTTCCTGGCGGACAAACACTGCATGTTCTCCGGTCAAATTAGCAACTTCTACGAGAAC GCCAAAGAAATACTGTCGGTGAAGATCCCCACCTGGCAGGAAAAGTGCAGCGACATCACCAAGGTGCCAGACTCTGTGGTGAGCATGATAGAAGGGCTGTCCGTCGTTCCACAACAATCACCGCTGGTTGATCACTGTAACAGG GTCAATGTGGACTCTGGCCCTCCTCCAGCACCACCCCTCAAAGCTCAGTTCAGCCCACTTGCCAACATGTTTAATCAAGAGCCCACATTTCCATTTAACTCCTCTTCAGACCACAACTCAG ATCAGGGCAGTATTGGAGATGGCAGTCTGTCGAGATCTACATCCCAGTCATCTGGTCTGAACGTGAGCAAGAAGTTCCGGGTTAGAACCATTTTCCCTCACACAGCAGGCAACAACAACACGCTCCTGAGCTTCGATGAAGGCGACATCATCACTCTGCTCATCCAGGACGAGAAGGACGGCTGGTTGTACGGAGAGCTGGAGAAGACGCAGCA GCGGGGCTGGTTTCCCTCATCCTATTGTCGAACTTACACTGAGTCGGTGGTATCAAATAG TAGTAATCTAGGCACGCCGGTGCATCATCTTAGTACGATTAGCCTGCCAgagactgaggaggaggaggacgaaaCAGTGTTGCTGCCACCACCAGACTACAGCGACGACGCCCCCTCCAGCCCAGTTGTCCTTTCAATGCCTTCGCCAGTAAACACG GTTTCTTTAGTCAATGGGACTCCAAAGGCTCCTTTTCTTGC AGGAGGGAACCCCTTTGCCATGGTCAAGCTGAAGCCGACTGTCACAAATGACAGATCTGCACCACTCATCTAA
- the baiap2l1a gene encoding brain-specific angiogenesis inhibitor 1-associated protein 2-like protein 1a isoform X2: MARDPEHVSKLTESTFKNVMEQFNPGLRNLVNLGKSYEKSVTAMALAGKAYFDAVSKIGETAIVSPVSRELGVVLMEIAEAQKKVHNDLEDNFKRFHRDVIIELEKKTEMDVKYMNATFKRYQSEHKVKQESLDRSQTDLKKLRRKSQGKHSSKYDLRENEYLRTISSRQMDMQKFIADGCREALLEEKRRFCFLADKHCMFSGQISNFYENAKEILSVKIPTWQEKCSDITKVPDSVVSMIEGLSVVPQQSPLVDHCNRVNVDSGPPPAPPLKAQFSPLANMFNQEPTFPFNSSSDHNSDQGSIGDGSLSRSTSQSSGLNVSKKFRVRTIFPHTAGNNNTLLSFDEGDIITLLIQDEKDGWLYGELEKTQQRGWFPSSYCRTYTESVVSNSNLGTPVHHLSTISLPETEEEEDETVLLPPPDYSDDAPSSPVVLSMPSPVNTVSLVNGTPKAPFLAGGNPFAMVKLKPTVTNDRSAPLI, translated from the exons AATGTAATGGAGCAGTTCAATCCAGGCCTGAGGAACCTGGTCAACCTCGGAAAGAGCTATGAGAAATCAGTCACAG CAATGGCTCTTGCTGGAAAGGCTTATTTTGATGCAGTGTCAAAGATCGGAGAAACTGCTATCGTGTCTCCAGTCTCCAGAGAGCTCG GTGTGGTTCTGATGGAGATTGCAGAAGCCCAGAAGAAGGTCCATAATGACCTGGAAGATAAC TTCAAGAGATTCCACAGAGATGTTATTATCGAGCTGGAGAAGAAGACAGAGATGGATGTCAAATATATGAAC GCCACCTTCAAGCGCTATCAGTCAGAGCACAAGGTGAAACAGGAATCCCTAGACCGTTCTCAGACAGACCTGAAGAAGCTCAGGAGGAAAAGCCAGGGAAAGCACTCATCCAAATATGACCTCAGAGAGAACGAG TACTTGCGGACTATCTCATCACGCCAGATGGACATGCAGAAGTTCATTGCTGACGGCTGCAGAGAGGCTTTGCTGGAAGAAAAGCGACGCTTCTGTTTCCTGGCGGACAAACACTGCATGTTCTCCGGTCAAATTAGCAACTTCTACGAGAAC GCCAAAGAAATACTGTCGGTGAAGATCCCCACCTGGCAGGAAAAGTGCAGCGACATCACCAAGGTGCCAGACTCTGTGGTGAGCATGATAGAAGGGCTGTCCGTCGTTCCACAACAATCACCGCTGGTTGATCACTGTAACAGG GTCAATGTGGACTCTGGCCCTCCTCCAGCACCACCCCTCAAAGCTCAGTTCAGCCCACTTGCCAACATGTTTAATCAAGAGCCCACATTTCCATTTAACTCCTCTTCAGACCACAACTCAG ATCAGGGCAGTATTGGAGATGGCAGTCTGTCGAGATCTACATCCCAGTCATCTGGTCTGAACGTGAGCAAGAAGTTCCGGGTTAGAACCATTTTCCCTCACACAGCAGGCAACAACAACACGCTCCTGAGCTTCGATGAAGGCGACATCATCACTCTGCTCATCCAGGACGAGAAGGACGGCTGGTTGTACGGAGAGCTGGAGAAGACGCAGCA GCGGGGCTGGTTTCCCTCATCCTATTGTCGAACTTACACTGAGTCGGTGGTATCAAATAG TAATCTAGGCACGCCGGTGCATCATCTTAGTACGATTAGCCTGCCAgagactgaggaggaggaggacgaaaCAGTGTTGCTGCCACCACCAGACTACAGCGACGACGCCCCCTCCAGCCCAGTTGTCCTTTCAATGCCTTCGCCAGTAAACACG GTTTCTTTAGTCAATGGGACTCCAAAGGCTCCTTTTCTTGC AGGAGGGAACCCCTTTGCCATGGTCAAGCTGAAGCCGACTGTCACAAATGACAGATCTGCACCACTCATCTAA